The genomic region CGGTAAACTCTTGATCTTTTCCGATGCCCGAGTTTTTTTTAACCACCACCTGGCGAATACCGGCTTCTCTCGAAGCGGTCTGGTCCTGTCTGATCCATACCGAGAACTGGCCTTCATGGTGGAAGTATGTGGCCGGGGTCGATGAAATTTCGGCCGGCGAGCCGAACGGTTTGAACAACATCAGGCACTACGTCTGGCGCACGGCTTTACCCTACCGGCTGGCGATGAACCTGCGCGTCATCGAATTAAAGCCCCGGCGCTCGATCGCCGTGGAAGTCAGCGGCGATTTGCGAGGCAAGGGCGTCTGCCGGTTTGCCTGTCGGACGGCGCCGATCGAGACCGAAGTTTGCTTCTACTGGCACGTCCATACGTGCAAGCCCTGGATGGACTGGTTCGGCGACCTGAGCCGTCCTGTCTTCATATGGAACCACGGCAAAGTCATGAAAAGCGGAGAACAAGGACTCATACGCCGGTTGACGGATACCGCTCAAAAACCTGCTGAACGCGAGGCAAAATTCCGGCAGGACGGTTAAAGGCGGGGTATTCGCCTTACAGCTCCCGGCTTTTCGACAATCACGGCCAGTCACGGATCTGCCGGTTTCCAGAACGCGGCAGAGTCTTCTTACGGCGGCATCGGGGCTAATCGGCGCGTTTAGGCTTGCTCGGCCGGCTTCATCTTCGTGCCGGAAGGAACTTCAGTCTTGGGCACGCTGTTTTTTCAAAACCGGAGAACTGCTTGCGTATTCCAGGTCAAAGGGTAATGCACGGTGTTTTTCGTATGACCATTATCTGCTAAACTGGCCCGGTCACTCTCGGTAAATGCAAAAAGATGGCTAAAGAATACATACAAAAATTACTCGATCGATTTGTACCCGATCCCGAATTCATCAAACAACACAAAAGCCTTCAGTTTCTCGGGGAGAAACTGCATCAGCCCAATTTATGGCATTTGAACAGGCGTTCCGTATCGCTCGCCTTTGCCGTCGGCCTGTTCTGCGCCTGGATACCGACGCCGACGCAAATGGCCATCTCCGCGGCGGCGGCCATTTATTTCAGCGCCAATCTGCCCCTTTCGGTCATTCTGGTCTGGGTCACCAATCCGGTCACGATGCCGCCCTTGTTTTATTTTGCCTACGAGGTCGGGCTCTGGTTCATGAA from Methylosarcina fibrata AML-C10 harbors:
- a CDS encoding SRPBCC family protein, with amino-acid sequence MPEFFLTTTWRIPASLEAVWSCLIHTENWPSWWKYVAGVDEISAGEPNGLNNIRHYVWRTALPYRLAMNLRVIELKPRRSIAVEVSGDLRGKGVCRFACRTAPIETEVCFYWHVHTCKPWMDWFGDLSRPVFIWNHGKVMKSGEQGLIRRLTDTAQKPAEREAKFRQDG
- a CDS encoding DUF2062 domain-containing protein is translated as MAKEYIQKLLDRFVPDPEFIKQHKSLQFLGEKLHQPNLWHLNRRSVSLAFAVGLFCAWIPTPTQMAISAAAAIYFSANLPLSVILVWVTNPVTMPPLFYFAYEVGLWFMNAPETESQFEFSLTGLFSGLGGIWQPFLLGCFILGVVSSSAGYFGIQYFWRQHTLKRWKERKQRRAALAEKYPAPKEERKTEARDPFRARDFS